A single Triticum dicoccoides isolate Atlit2015 ecotype Zavitan chromosome 2A, WEW_v2.0, whole genome shotgun sequence DNA region contains:
- the LOC119355571 gene encoding probable calcium-binding protein CML22 codes for MPPSGLLSYIPTSLSSILPVRGCAAPPSPSPPPSPAPPPAASPAPSKMSPSVKAADRAELARVFELFDRNGDGRITREELEDSLGKLGIPVPGDELAAMIARIDADGDGCVDVEEFGELYRTIMSTSSGGDQKDSSDEEEDEDMREAFRVFDANGDGFITVDELSAVLASLGLKQGRSAEECRRMIGQVDRDGDGRVDFHEFRQMMRGGGLAALA; via the coding sequence ATGCCACCCTCCGGCCTCCTCTCCTACATCCCGACCAGCCTCTCCTCCATCCTCCCTGTCCGCGGCTGCGCCGCGCCCCCCTCGCCGTCTCCGCCTCCGTCGCCGGCGCCTCCACCGGCAGCGTCTCCGGCCCCGAGCAAGATGTCGCCCTCGGTGAAGGCGGCGGACCGCGCGGAGCTGGCGCGCGTGTTCGAGCTGTTCGACCGGAACGGCGACGGGCGCATCACGCGGGAGGAGCTGGAGGACTCGCTGGGCAAGCTGGGCATCCCCGTGCCGGGCGACGAGCTGGCCGCCATGATCGCGCGCATCGACGCCGACGGCGACGGGTGCGTGGACGTGGAGGAGTTCGGCGAGCTCTACCGCACCATCATGTCGACGAGCAGCGGCGGGGACCAGAAGGATTCGTCGgacgaggaagaggacgaggacatGCGGGAGGCGTTCCGCGTGTTCGACGCCAACGGCGACGGGTTCATCACGGTGGACGAGCTGAGCGCCGTGCTGGCGTCGCTGGGGCTGAAGCAGGGCCGGTCGGCCGAGGAGTGCCGCCGCATGATCGGGCAGGTCGACCGCGACGGcgacggccgcgtcgacttccacGAGTTCCGCCAGATGATGCGCGGCGGCGGGCTCGCCGCGCTCGCCTGA